A single window of Buchnera aphidicola (Cinara kochiana kochiana) DNA harbors:
- a CDS encoding Mur ligase family protein, which yields MYIIKKKNNIHKYSITNAIKNNANVILYETKKNKHGLCISTQYNTLIIYFKKLSDHIHKIYERFFNYPQKKIKLIGVIGTYGKTTVTNLIAQWEQLINKKIGVIKDLENKKNISQSNIRHNIRYHNSIQKILYRLVKKKIDITTIEMSYTVLMQKQISYLKFESIICTNLTNSNTDGQKTMFEKEKIKFSFLKQNKIKNIFLNGNENIANNWIKKITNKKVISVTVLKKNNIFNLKYWINAIKIIYHTSRTKIFFNSTWGSGNLYSSLIGDFNITNILLAMSAMLSLKYSLNILIPSSKFLRPIPRKMEKIQIHNNPLFIINNIHLPQVLYRTLSSLRYYKHKKIWCILGYKKICNISARKIIGSISDKFSDFVVFINNHPENKQEVSIINDIITNRYKTNKFFIFYKIKKAIQFIFYQANKYDIIYISEQEKKVKKIIKYIHILSKKNIINNNI from the coding sequence ATTTATATCATTAAAAAAAAAAACAATATACATAAATATTCTATTACCAATGCGATAAAAAATAATGCAAATGTTATTTTATATGAAACAAAAAAAAATAAACACGGATTATGTATATCTACACAATATAATACACTTATTATTTATTTTAAAAAATTAAGCGATCATATCCATAAGATATATGAAAGATTTTTTAATTATCCGCAAAAAAAAATTAAACTAATTGGAGTAATAGGAACTTATGGAAAAACTACTGTAACTAATTTAATTGCACAATGGGAACAATTAATTAATAAAAAAATTGGCGTAATTAAAGATTTAGAAAATAAAAAAAACATATCACAATCTAACATACGTCATAATATACGTTATCATAATTCTATTCAAAAAATACTATATCGCTTAGTCAAAAAAAAAATAGATATCACTACAATAGAAATGTCATATACAGTACTGATGCAAAAACAAATATCTTATTTAAAATTTGAATCAATAATATGTACAAATTTAACTAATAGTAATACAGATGGTCAAAAAACAATGTTTGAAAAAGAAAAGATAAAATTTTCCTTTTTAAAGCAAAATAAAATAAAAAACATTTTTTTAAATGGAAATGAAAACATTGCCAATAATTGGATAAAAAAAATTACAAATAAAAAAGTCATATCCGTAACAGTGCTAAAAAAAAATAATATTTTTAATCTTAAATATTGGATAAACGCAATAAAAATCATCTATCATACTTCACGTACAAAAATTTTTTTTAATTCAACATGGGGATCTGGAAATTTATATAGTTCATTAATTGGTGATTTTAATATTACTAATATACTTTTAGCAATGTCAGCAATGTTATCATTAAAATATTCTCTAAATATACTAATTCCAAGCAGTAAATTTTTACGTCCTATACCCCGAAAAATGGAAAAAATTCAAATACATAATAATCCTTTATTCATTATCAACAATATTCATCTGCCGCAAGTATTATATCGAACATTGTCTTCATTAAGATACTATAAACATAAAAAAATTTGGTGTATATTGGGATATAAAAAAATATGTAATATCAGTGCAAGAAAAATAATAGGAAGTATTTCTGATAAATTTTCTGATTTTGTTGTGTTTATAAACAATCATCCAGAAAATAAACAAGAAGTTTCTATTATTAATGATATAATAACAAATCGTTACAAAACAAATAAATTTTTTATATTTTATAAAATCAAAAAAGCTATACAATTTATTTTTTATCAAGCAAATAAATATGATATAATCTATATATCAGAACAAGAAAAAAAAGTAAAAAAAATCATTAAATATATACACATATTATCAAAAAAAAATATTATTAATAATAATATATGA
- the lpdA gene encoding dihydrolipoyl dehydrogenase, with protein sequence MKKHINVNVVVIGGGPAGYSAAFRCSDLGLSVLIIEKYGVLGGTCLNVGCIPSKSLLYLTNLIKEIKEFSKYNINLGNSNELDISQIMCWKNNIINKLNRGLSDMAKHRKVNILQGTANFLTKNLIEVIHKDIVYNVQFDNAVIATGSAPILLPNILYNNDSRIWSSTDALNCTVIPKNLLIIGAGVIGLEMATIYNSLGSQVDIIDSSTRFFPSIDKDISDMFVQYTKNDFNIYLNTSVVNLIANSSGIILKTKKDSDILQNKLYNNVLISIGRNANTNNLNLSSIGIKLNSLGFIKVNSQMRTNVSNIFAVGDVVGAPMVAHKGIHEAHIAAEVISGKNHFFEPKVIPCIAYCDPEIAWTGITEENAKLKGINCRSVIMPWKFSGKAISSNCSENGVTKLIVDTDSHRVIGGIIVGRHAGELLSEINLAIEMGCDIEDIALTIHSHPSLSESINISAQLFNGTATDIINKI encoded by the coding sequence ATGAAAAAACATATTAATGTTAATGTAGTTGTTATTGGCGGTGGTCCGGCAGGATATTCTGCAGCTTTTAGATGTTCTGATTTAGGATTATCTGTTTTAATTATAGAAAAATATGGTGTTTTAGGCGGTACTTGCTTGAATGTTGGTTGTATCCCATCAAAATCATTGTTATATTTAACGAATTTAATTAAAGAAATAAAAGAATTTTCTAAATATAATATTAATCTCGGTAATTCTAATGAATTAGATATTTCTCAAATTATGTGTTGGAAGAATAATATTATTAATAAGCTAAATCGTGGTTTAAGCGATATGGCTAAACATAGAAAAGTAAATATATTGCAAGGAACAGCCAATTTTTTAACTAAAAATTTAATAGAAGTCATACATAAAGATATTGTTTATAATGTACAATTTGATAATGCTGTTATTGCAACTGGATCTGCTCCAATATTATTGCCGAATATATTGTATAATAATGATAGTCGTATCTGGAGTTCTACTGATGCTTTAAATTGTACTGTAATTCCAAAAAATTTATTAATTATTGGTGCTGGTGTTATTGGTTTAGAAATGGCAACTATATATAATTCTTTAGGTTCTCAAGTAGATATAATCGATAGTTCTACTAGATTTTTTCCATCAATTGATAAAGATATTAGTGATATGTTTGTTCAATATACCAAAAATGATTTTAATATATATTTAAATACATCAGTAGTTAATTTAATAGCTAATTCTAGCGGAATAATTTTAAAAACAAAAAAAGATAGTGATATATTACAAAATAAATTATATAACAATGTATTAATTTCTATTGGTAGAAACGCTAATACAAATAATTTAAATTTATCTTCTATTGGGATTAAATTAAATTCTTTGGGATTTATTAAAGTTAATAGTCAAATGCGTACTAACGTATCAAATATTTTTGCTGTTGGTGATGTAGTAGGAGCGCCAATGGTAGCCCATAAAGGAATACATGAAGCACATATAGCAGCTGAAGTTATTTCTGGTAAAAACCATTTTTTTGAACCTAAGGTAATTCCGTGTATTGCGTATTGTGATCCAGAAATTGCGTGGACGGGTATTACGGAAGAAAATGCTAAATTAAAAGGGATTAATTGTCGATCAGTAATTATGCCATGGAAGTTTTCTGGTAAAGCAATAAGTTCTAATTGTTCAGAGAATGGTGTTACTAAATTAATTGTTGATACTGATAGCCATAGAGTTATCGGGGGTATTATTGTTGGTAGACATGCAGGAGAACTGTTATCAGAAATTAATTTAGCTATTGAAATGGGATGTGATATAGAAGATATAGCGTTAACTATTCATTCTCACCCTTCTTTGTCTGAATCAATCAATATATCAGCTCAATTATTTAATGGTACTGCTACGGATATTATTAATAAAATATAA
- the rsmH gene encoding 16S rRNA (cytosine(1402)-N(4))-methyltransferase RsmH: MLHIPVLLKESINALQIKPTGTYIDATFGSGGHSLEILKNIGPKGALYAIDQDPYSINLGKKIRDNRFFIKHGNFSHVIENLYCRHNKFIDGILLDLGISSIQIDTASRGFSFMKNGPLDMRMNNQSGIPAWKWLQKASQKKIEYVLKTFGEERYAKKISYAICEKNKKKLIMNTLDLVKIIKKIIPKKNKYKHPATRTFQAIRIYINCEIESLKKILCISTKILKKKARLVIISFHSIEGRIIKNFFKKNSGYTCIPKGLPINNDQIIQYSTKKLKIIKKIKPSNKEINKNPRARSAILRIAEIL; the protein is encoded by the coding sequence ATGCTACATATACCAGTACTATTAAAAGAATCGATTAATGCTTTACAAATCAAACCAACAGGTACGTACATTGATGCAACATTCGGATCAGGCGGACATTCATTAGAAATATTAAAAAATATCGGACCAAAAGGAGCTCTATATGCTATTGACCAAGATCCATACTCTATTAATCTAGGAAAAAAAATCCGAGATAACAGATTTTTTATTAAACATGGAAATTTTTCTCATGTTATCGAAAATTTATATTGCCGTCATAATAAATTCATTGACGGAATTTTATTAGATTTAGGAATTTCATCAATACAGATAGATACAGCGAGTAGAGGATTTTCATTTATGAAAAACGGACCTTTAGACATGCGCATGAATAATCAATCAGGAATACCGGCATGGAAATGGTTGCAAAAAGCAAGTCAAAAAAAAATAGAGTATGTTTTAAAAACTTTTGGAGAAGAACGATACGCAAAAAAAATTTCTTATGCTATTTGTGAAAAAAATAAAAAAAAACTTATCATGAATACACTTGATTTAGTAAAAATCATCAAAAAAATCATTCCAAAAAAAAATAAATATAAACATCCTGCTACACGTACTTTTCAAGCTATACGTATTTATATTAATTGCGAAATAGAATCATTGAAAAAAATATTATGTATTTCAACAAAAATATTAAAGAAAAAAGCAAGACTAGTTATTATTAGTTTTCATTCTATTGAAGGCAGAATTATAAAAAATTTTTTTAAAAAAAATAGCGGATATACCTGTATTCCTAAAGGATTGCCTATAAATAATGACCAAATAATACAATATTCAACAAAAAAATTAAAAATTATTAAAAAAATTAAACCTAGTAATAAGGAAATTAATAAAAATCCTCGTGCACGTAGTGCAATCTTAAGAATTGCAGAAATACTATAA
- the ftsA gene encoding cell division protein FtsA codes for MNLLTKKNIIAGLEIGTTKIIVLIGEILECGSMNIIGFSKNPTQGIEKGNINNLELLINCINTSIHEAEKIAKYKIHSVYLSISHNEINCQNEIGITPIKNKEITKKDIETVIKIAKSVKIKNNHDILHIIPQEFRVDHQSGIKNPIGLSGIRMQTNVHLITGNKNIKKNIINAIKKCGIHVKKIIFSGLASGLSVLTEEEKNSGVCLIDMGGETMHASIYIKGSLYHNIVIPYAGNSVTRDIAYAFSLSYSDAEFIKKKYGYATADLSMTCQNLDILNKNGKKIDNCHYQSLTEVIEPRYTELLYLVKKEIVKLYTKHNIKKNKYQEISNVVLTGGSSKIKYLLKCAKKIFHTQVMIKKPCNISKIPEYINKPEYATIVGLLQYGKNYQKSSRKKNKSPRFLKYLLNQIKYWLTK; via the coding sequence ATGAACCTTTTAACAAAAAAAAATATTATCGCCGGATTAGAAATAGGAACAACTAAAATAATTGTCTTAATAGGAGAAATTCTTGAATGCGGAAGCATGAATATTATTGGTTTTAGTAAAAATCCAACTCAAGGTATAGAAAAAGGTAACATTAATAATTTAGAATTATTGATAAACTGTATTAACACATCTATTCACGAAGCAGAAAAAATAGCAAAATACAAGATACATTCTGTGTATTTATCAATATCACACAATGAGATTAATTGTCAAAACGAAATTGGTATTACTCCTATTAAAAATAAAGAAATTACAAAAAAAGATATAGAAACAGTTATTAAAATTGCTAAGTCTGTAAAAATAAAAAATAATCATGATATCTTGCACATTATTCCCCAAGAGTTCCGCGTAGATCACCAATCAGGTATTAAAAATCCTATCGGATTATCTGGCATACGCATGCAAACTAATGTACATTTAATTACTGGTAATAAGAATATAAAAAAAAACATTATTAATGCTATTAAAAAATGTGGTATTCATGTTAAAAAAATAATATTTTCTGGATTAGCGTCCGGATTATCTGTACTAACCGAAGAAGAAAAAAATTCAGGAGTTTGCTTAATAGATATGGGCGGCGAAACAATGCATGCTAGTATTTACATAAAAGGGTCTTTATATCATAATATTGTTATACCCTATGCTGGTAATTCCGTAACACGTGATATTGCTTATGCATTTTCTTTATCATATTCAGATGCAGAATTTATAAAAAAAAAATATGGATATGCTACAGCAGATTTATCAATGACATGTCAAAACTTAGACATTTTAAATAAAAATGGTAAAAAAATAGATAACTGTCATTATCAATCATTAACAGAAGTGATTGAACCGAGATATACAGAACTATTATATCTTGTAAAAAAAGAAATTGTAAAGTTATATACTAAACATAATATCAAAAAAAACAAATACCAAGAAATATCTAACGTTGTATTAACTGGAGGATCATCTAAAATAAAATATTTATTAAAATGTGCAAAAAAAATATTTCATACACAGGTTATGATAAAAAAACCCTGCAATATATCTAAAATACCCGAATATATTAATAAACCTGAATATGCAACAATTGTTGGATTATTGCAATATGGCAAAAATTATCAAAAATCTTCTCGGAAAAAAAATAAATCTCCGAGATTTTTAAAATATTTACTTAACCAAATAAAATACTGGTTAACCAAATAA
- the ftsZ gene encoding cell division protein FtsZ has translation MFEPSELSNDAVIKVIGVGGGGSNAVEHMVREKIEGVEFFAINTDAQALRKIAVGQTIQIGNNITKGLGAGANPDVGKDSAEEDKETLKSALDGADMVFIAAGMGGGTGTGAAPVVAEVAKELGILTVAVVTKPFSFEGKKRMNFAEQGLNELSKYVDSLITIPNDKLLKVLTRGISLLDAFGAANDVLKGAVQGIAELITRPGLMNVDFADVRTVMSEMGYAMMGTGSASGENRAEEASEIAISSPLLEDIDLSGARGVLVNITAGFDLRLDEFETVGNTIRAFSSDNATVVIGTSLDPQMDHSLRVTVVATGIGIEKRPKTSFIRNKPSHELLSDYRNQSLRRHQATTNTKNVHNNLRQTQKYEKNFLDIPAFLRKKK, from the coding sequence ATGTTTGAACCGTCCGAATTAAGTAATGATGCAGTTATTAAAGTTATTGGTGTTGGAGGAGGAGGCAGTAATGCTGTTGAGCACATGGTGCGTGAAAAAATAGAAGGAGTTGAATTTTTTGCCATTAATACAGATGCACAAGCATTAAGAAAAATAGCTGTCGGGCAAACCATACAAATTGGTAACAATATTACTAAAGGATTAGGAGCTGGAGCAAATCCAGACGTAGGTAAAGATTCTGCCGAAGAAGATAAAGAAACATTAAAATCAGCATTAGATGGAGCTGATATGGTTTTTATAGCAGCAGGTATGGGTGGTGGAACTGGCACAGGAGCAGCACCAGTAGTTGCAGAAGTTGCTAAAGAACTTGGAATTTTAACTGTTGCGGTAGTCACTAAACCTTTTAGTTTTGAAGGCAAAAAAAGAATGAATTTTGCTGAACAAGGATTAAATGAATTGTCTAAATACGTTGATTCTTTAATCACAATTCCTAATGATAAATTACTAAAGGTATTAACACGAGGTATATCATTATTAGATGCTTTTGGAGCTGCAAATGATGTATTAAAAGGTGCCGTGCAAGGAATTGCGGAACTAATTACACGACCCGGGTTAATGAATGTAGATTTTGCAGATGTCAGAACGGTCATGTCAGAAATGGGATATGCTATGATGGGAACAGGATCAGCATCCGGTGAAAACAGAGCTGAAGAAGCATCTGAAATTGCTATTTCTAGCCCATTATTAGAAGATATCGATTTATCAGGAGCTCGAGGAGTATTAGTAAATATTACTGCTGGTTTTGATTTAAGATTAGATGAATTTGAAACTGTCGGAAATACTATACGTGCATTTTCTTCTGATAATGCCACAGTTGTAATTGGTACTTCATTAGATCCACAAATGGATCATTCATTAAGAGTAACTGTAGTGGCAACAGGCATCGGTATAGAAAAAAGACCTAAAACTTCTTTTATCAGAAACAAACCATCTCATGAATTATTATCAGATTATAGAAATCAATCTTTAAGAAGGCATCAAGCTACAACTAATACAAAAAATGTACATAATAATCTCAGACAAACACAAAAATATGAAAAAAATTTTTTAGATATTCCGGCTTTTTTAAGAAAAAAAAAATAA
- the erpA gene encoding iron-sulfur cluster insertion protein ErpA produces the protein MNISVFPFNITIKAIDKIKQLVIKKKIQLKLRIYITGGGCGGFQYGFKLEKSINKDDIYIQQSGIEIIIDPISSQYLIGGKIDYQENLEGSKFIVINPNAQTTCGCGLSFSV, from the coding sequence ATGAATATATCAGTATTTCCATTTAATATTACTATTAAAGCAATTGATAAAATCAAACAACTCGTAATTAAAAAAAAAATACAACTAAAATTACGTATATATATAACAGGAGGCGGTTGCGGAGGTTTCCAATACGGTTTTAAATTAGAAAAATCTATTAATAAAGACGATATTTATATTCAACAATCTGGTATTGAAATTATTATTGATCCTATTAGTTCCCAATATTTAATAGGAGGAAAAATAGATTATCAAGAAAATTTAGAAGGTTCTAAGTTTATAGTAATTAATCCAAATGCTCAAACAACATGTGGCTGCGGATTATCATTTAGTGTATAA
- the map gene encoding type I methionyl aminopeptidase yields MKNILKSKYDLQQIRISGKITADVLKMIQPYIVPDISTKDINDICHNYITHVKKSIPACLGYNNFPKSICISVNDVVCHGIPNKKLFLKNGDIVNIDVSVIKNNYYADASKMFLVGLVTNKHKLLCKITQNSLYLSLKCVKHGVKINKIGYIIQKYVEKNKFSIVKEYCGHGIGKNFHELPYILHFYNKNDHTIMQKNMVFTIEPMVNEKSSHIQCMKDGWTVKTQDGGLSAQYEHTILVTDTGCEVITHQENEKIPKIFINI; encoded by the coding sequence ATGAAAAATATATTAAAAAGCAAATATGACCTCCAACAAATACGAATATCTGGCAAAATAACAGCTGATGTACTCAAAATGATCCAACCATATATAGTGCCTGATATATCAACCAAAGATATAAATGATATTTGTCATAACTATATCACTCATGTTAAAAAATCTATACCAGCATGTTTAGGGTATAATAATTTTCCCAAATCTATATGTATTTCTGTTAATGATGTTGTTTGTCATGGAATTCCAAATAAAAAATTATTTTTAAAAAATGGAGATATTGTAAATATAGATGTATCAGTAATTAAAAATAACTATTATGCTGATGCATCTAAAATGTTTTTGGTAGGATTAGTAACAAACAAACACAAATTATTATGTAAAATTACCCAGAATAGTCTTTATTTATCATTAAAATGCGTTAAACACGGCGTCAAAATAAATAAAATTGGATATATTATTCAAAAATATGTAGAAAAAAATAAATTTTCAATAGTTAAAGAATACTGTGGACATGGAATAGGAAAGAATTTTCATGAATTACCGTATATTTTGCATTTTTATAATAAAAACGACCACACAATTATGCAAAAAAACATGGTTTTTACTATAGAACCTATGGTAAATGAAAAATCATCACATATACAATGTATGAAAGACGGATGGACAGTAAAAACACAAGACGGCGGTTTATCTGCGCAATACGAACATACAATTTTAGTTACCGATACTGGATGCGAAGTAATAACACATCAAGAAAACGAAAAAATTCCAAAAATTTTTATTAATATATAA
- the ilvB gene encoding biosynthetic-type acetolactate synthase large subunit, with the protein MTLLSGAEMVIQSLIDLKIDTIFGYPGGAVLDIYDAIFTIGHKKIQHILVRHEQGATHMADGYARCTGKVGVVLVTSGPGATNAITGIATAYMDSIPMIVISGQVSSNLIGLDAFQECDMMGISRPIVKHSFLVKKTEDIPLIFRKSYLLASSGRPGPIVIDLPKNILDQKIKKTYIWPNTVYIRSYITKKKNYTKNIKHAIHTLLISKKPIIYAGGGVISSNSHIELYSLATILNIPVTMSLMSLGSFPGNHPQCLSMLGMHGTYAANMAMHHSDTILAIGVRFDDRTTNNIEKYCPHAQIIHIDIDPTSISKTITADIPIIGDAKKILTKMLKTINTHSLNRPHFYLKKWWKKINKWKKINIINVRNYKDKIKPQNFLTTLYNLTQGKAYITSDVGQHQMFTALHYTFNKPRYWINSGGLGTMGFGLPAALGVKIAFPKELVICITGDGSIQMNIQELSTAKQYNLAILIINLNNKSLGMVKQWQDIIYSGRHSHSYMKSLPNFIALAESYGHTGLQIKTPNEVIEKLKIAIKKVQLGSLVFVDVEIDPNEHIYPMQIKNGGMNDMLLQKTG; encoded by the coding sequence ATGACATTATTATCAGGCGCTGAAATGGTCATACAGTCATTAATAGATTTAAAGATAGACACAATATTCGGTTATCCTGGTGGAGCTGTATTAGATATATATGATGCTATATTTACTATCGGTCATAAAAAAATACAACACATATTAGTCAGACATGAGCAAGGCGCTACACATATGGCTGATGGTTATGCAAGATGTACCGGAAAAGTTGGAGTAGTATTAGTAACTTCCGGTCCAGGAGCAACTAACGCAATAACCGGTATTGCAACAGCCTATATGGATTCCATACCAATGATTGTTATTTCAGGACAAGTATCTTCCAATCTAATTGGACTTGATGCCTTTCAAGAATGTGATATGATGGGTATCTCGAGACCAATTGTCAAACATAGCTTTTTAGTTAAAAAAACTGAAGATATTCCGTTAATTTTTAGAAAATCATATTTATTAGCATCTAGCGGAAGACCTGGACCAATTGTTATCGATTTACCAAAAAACATTTTAGATCAAAAAATAAAAAAAACTTATATTTGGCCTAATACTGTTTATATTAGATCTTATATTACCAAAAAAAAAAACTATACAAAAAATATAAAGCATGCCATACATACATTATTAATATCTAAAAAACCAATTATTTATGCTGGCGGCGGTGTTATTAGTTCAAATAGTCATATTGAATTATATTCGTTAGCAACCATTCTTAATATCCCGGTTACTATGTCTCTTATGTCGTTGGGCTCTTTTCCTGGTAATCACCCACAATGTTTATCAATGCTAGGAATGCATGGAACATATGCGGCAAATATGGCAATGCATCATTCTGACACTATCTTAGCTATTGGAGTAAGATTTGATGATAGAACTACCAATAATATAGAAAAATATTGTCCTCACGCTCAAATTATACACATTGATATTGATCCAACCTCTATTTCAAAAACTATTACGGCAGATATTCCAATTATTGGGGATGCTAAAAAAATATTAACAAAAATGTTAAAAACTATTAACACACATTCCCTTAATAGACCTCATTTTTATTTAAAAAAATGGTGGAAAAAAATTAATAAATGGAAAAAAATAAATATTATTAATGTTAGAAATTATAAAGATAAAATCAAACCACAAAATTTTCTTACAACATTATACAATTTAACCCAAGGTAAAGCCTATATAACATCAGATGTCGGGCAACATCAAATGTTTACTGCACTGCATTATACTTTTAATAAACCCCGTTATTGGATCAATTCTGGCGGATTAGGTACTATGGGATTTGGTTTACCGGCAGCATTAGGTGTTAAAATAGCATTTCCAAAAGAACTTGTTATTTGTATTACTGGAGATGGGAGTATACAAATGAATATACAAGAATTATCTACAGCTAAACAATATAACTTAGCGATATTAATTATTAACTTAAATAATAAATCTTTAGGAATGGTAAAACAATGGCAAGATATAATATATTCAGGTAGACATTCTCATTCATATATGAAATCATTACCTAATTTTATAGCGTTGGCTGAATCATACGGACACACAGGATTGCAAATTAAAACACCAAACGAAGTTATTGAAAAATTAAAAATAGCTATAAAAAAGGTTCAATTAGGATCATTAGTATTTGTAGATGTAGAAATAGATCCTAATGAACATATTTATCCTATGCAAATTAAAAATGGTGGTATGAACGATATGTTATTACAAAAAACAGGATAA
- the ilvN gene encoding acetolactate synthase small subunit: MRRILSILLENESGALSRVIGLFSQRGYNIDSLTVAPTEDNKISRLTIQTFGNKKTIEQIEKQLQKLIDVYQVIEITNKNYIEREILLIKIKIKDFKNLHKINQLMEIYHGILIDYSLERYIIQITGTNHIIDSFLKIIKKSFKIIESSRSGVISIDCC; this comes from the coding sequence ATGCGCCGAATTTTATCAATTTTATTAGAAAATGAATCGGGGGCATTATCTCGTGTAATAGGTCTATTTTCACAACGTGGATATAATATAGATAGCCTTACAGTAGCCCCAACCGAAGATAATAAAATATCTCGATTAACTATACAGACTTTTGGAAATAAAAAAACTATTGAACAAATCGAAAAACAATTACAAAAATTAATTGACGTTTATCAAGTAATAGAGATTACTAATAAAAATTACATAGAAAGAGAAATTTTATTAATAAAAATTAAAATAAAAGATTTTAAAAACCTACATAAAATTAACCAATTAATGGAAATTTATCATGGTATTCTTATTGATTATTCTTTAGAGCGATATATTATCCAAATTACAGGTACTAATCATATCATTGATTCATTTTTAAAAATTATTAAAAAATCTTTTAAAATTATAGAATCGTCTAGATCCGGTGTAATTAGTATTGATTGTTGTTAA
- the dapD gene encoding 2,3,4,5-tetrahydropyridine-2,6-dicarboxylate N-succinyltransferase, producing the protein MIKTQDHIEKIFEKKIKDHHYQITKIEKSYINKTISKLNSGTIRIAEKINGTWITHQWIKKCVLLYLYSKSNKIIKTSNNVFYDKIPLKYKNYNESNFIEDSVRTVPNSIVRFGAFIGKNVVLMPSFVNIGAYIGKNTMIDAWATIGSCAQIGCNVHISGGVGIGGVLEPLQNNPTIIEDNCFIGARSEIVEGVIVEKNSVISMGVYISQSTKIYDRETGKILYGRVPSGSVVVSGTLPSKNHNNIHLYCAVIVKKVDNNTLKKTELNSLLRGITIN; encoded by the coding sequence ATGATAAAAACACAAGATCATATAGAAAAAATTTTTGAAAAAAAAATTAAAGATCATCACTATCAGATTACAAAAATTGAAAAATCTTATATTAATAAAACAATTTCAAAATTAAACTCTGGAACCATTAGAATTGCAGAAAAAATTAATGGTACTTGGATTACACACCAATGGATAAAAAAATGCGTATTATTATACCTATATTCTAAAAGTAATAAAATTATAAAAACATCAAATAATGTATTTTATGATAAAATACCTTTAAAATATAAAAATTATAATGAATCAAATTTTATTGAAGACTCCGTACGAACAGTTCCTAATTCAATAGTTCGATTTGGTGCATTTATTGGTAAAAATGTTGTACTTATGCCTAGTTTTGTAAATATCGGAGCTTATATAGGAAAAAATACTATGATAGATGCCTGGGCAACGATCGGATCGTGCGCACAAATTGGTTGTAATGTACACATATCCGGAGGTGTAGGTATAGGGGGTGTTCTAGAACCTTTACAAAATAATCCCACTATTATAGAAGATAATTGTTTTATTGGAGCAAGATCTGAAATAGTCGAAGGCGTAATTGTAGAAAAAAATTCAGTAATTTCTATGGGAGTATATATTAGTCAAAGTACTAAAATTTATGATCGAGAAACAGGAAAAATATTATATGGACGAGTTCCTTCCGGATCGGTTGTAGTATCAGGAACATTACCATCTAAGAACCATAATAATATACACTTATACTGTGCAGTAATAGTCAAAAAAGTTGATAACAATACATTAAAAAAAACTGAATTAAACAGCTTACTTCGAGGCATAACAATTAATTAA